The genomic stretch GTTTTTTTATCTATTATCACCAAAAACTAAATATAAATTTAGTCAATAGCAACATTGCAATAATCCTTTTAAACATTTATAATTGAGAATAAGGAGGTGAAAGATTTGAAAAAGTTTATTTCATCAATACTAACAGTTATCATCCTTTCAACTATGTTTATTGTTGGTTTCCCTGCAAGTGCAAAGGCTACTACACTTAACGGTAAAGCAGTAAGCAAAGGACAGATTGTAACTGTTACATACAGAATTAAAGCACCAAAATTAATGGAAGATATTCAAGCTCATGTTGACTACACCGGTGGACTAAAGTTAATGAGTGTTTCATACAGTTCAGAAATGAAGAAAGGTTCTTTCGTAGAAAACCACAACCTTACAAGACAAATTCGTTTTAATGCAGTTTGTATTATGAAACCTATGGACTTCAAGAAAACAACTAACCTTATTTCTATGAAGTTTAAGATTACAGGCAATGGTTCTATGAAAATTTCTCTTAACCTAATTTGTCTTGATGCTACTGATGGCACTAACTATGGTAGAACCGGTGCTAACAGTCAGTACAATAAGTTAAATATTTCTACTGTAACTAAGAGATTAGCTTCTTCTGTTAAGCTAAACAGAAATACACTAGCACTAAAGAGAAACAAGACTTATAAATTTAAGGCTACTGTTTCCCCATCTACAACTGATAACAAAAGTGTTAAGTGGTATGTTTCTAACAGAAAGGTTCTAAAAATTTCTAACGGCAAGGTTAAAGCTGTTAGAAAGGGTACAAGCTATGTATATTGCAAAACTACCGATGGTAGTAACAAAACTGCAAAATGCAAAGTTGTTGTAAGATAATTTCATATTAAGTTTTAAAGGCACTTCAAATGAAGTGCCTTTTCTTATACCTATTTACTTTTCCACATATAGCAATAAAAATGTTAATAACCGAAAAGTAAAAGCCTCTATCACAGATAGAGGCTTAGAAACTGTTATATTATAAAAATTTAATCAACGCACTTGCACCCACAAGTAACACATTAATAAGGAATAGAATACCGGCAGTAACTATATGATACTTAATCTTAGCTACAATCACACCAACAAATTCTCTAAGGAATGCATTGGGCCAGAAGTACCATTTTGTTTTACTGCCAACACCAATGGCATTTAATCCGGCAGTAGTTGCATACATACCACTACGGAAAAGATGGTATCTTGTGGTGGAGAAAGCCACCTTAGCGTTAGGATTTTTCTCATCAATTAGCTTTTTAGAGAACTGCATATTCTCCAAAGTTGTGGTTGATTTATTTTCAACCATAATATCATTTTCGTCAACACCTTGCTGAAGTAGGTAATTTTTCATTGCATCACCCTCAGCAATAATTTCATCATTTCCTTGACCACCAGATGGCACAAAGACACAATTCTTCTTTGTTAATTCTTTCTGTTTCTTTACAAAGCTAATAGCACTGTCAACTCTACCCTTTAGTAAAGGTAACAGTGAACCGTCTTTTCTGAGGCCACAACCAAGTATAATAATATAGTCCCTATCGTAATGTGGCTTTCTAAAGGATGCCATAAGTGAACAAATACAAGAACCTAAGAAAACACAGTCAAAGTAAACCACCATATAGCTTATGAAACCACCAAGTAAAGTTGTTGCATATAGCATTTTTTCTGATGAATAGTTGTTATAAACAATATCAGTTAACCTACTGAGAAAAGCAGCTACAATAAACACAATACCAAGGATTACACCTAAAATATTCTTAACACTTTTGCCTTCACGAAATATTAGAACCACATTGCTAACAGAAATAAGCAAGAACAATATACTTAATAATGGTACAAGTGAGAACATAACATATTGACCGGATGACATTATATTAGAAATAAAGTTCATCAAACCAAAGTTACTGCTTGTATTAAAGTAAATTCCACATTGCACACCGAAAATTAACATCAATAAAATCAGAAAAATTATCAATCCTATATAAACCATATTTTTATAGCTATACCAATTTTCCTTAAATGATGCTTTAGTAGACTGAATAACTATTGCAAATACAATCAGCAAATAAATAAAGGCTGAAATTATTATGGCAAAGTAACCATTAAAATCAAAATGACTTTTATTTATCACTGTACCAAATCCGGTTGTATGTTCTTCAAACATTTCTGTCATAGGGGTTTTATCGCCCTTATTAATCAAGTCATAATTAACGGTAACCATTGTTGTACCTTTATTAACCGACTTAAATAAAATTTCTTTATCTCGGATTTTGTCTACTTTTAATACATTTTCATCATCAATATTGACTTGTACATTTTGAATCTTGCCACTGTCATTAGCCCATAAACTATATGTATAAGTGTCACCTACTGCT from Ruminococcus bovis encodes the following:
- a CDS encoding YdcF family protein; amino-acid sequence: MLKKKILLLVLSALVLIGGCFSYILAVGDTYTYSLWANDSGKIQNVQVNIDDENVLKVDKIRDKEILFKSVNKGTTMVTVNYDLINKGDKTPMTEMFEEHTTGFGTVINKSHFDFNGYFAIIISAFIYLLIVFAIVIQSTKASFKENWYSYKNMVYIGLIIFLILLMLIFGVQCGIYFNTSSNFGLMNFISNIMSSGQYVMFSLVPLLSILFLLISVSNVVLIFREGKSVKNILGVILGIVFIVAAFLSRLTDIVYNNYSSEKMLYATTLLGGFISYMVVYFDCVFLGSCICSLMASFRKPHYDRDYIIILGCGLRKDGSLLPLLKGRVDSAISFVKKQKELTKKNCVFVPSGGQGNDEIIAEGDAMKNYLLQQGVDENDIMVENKSTTTLENMQFSKKLIDEKNPNAKVAFSTTRYHLFRSGMYATTAGLNAIGVGSKTKWYFWPNAFLREFVGVIVAKIKYHIVTAGILFLINVLLVGASALIKFL
- a CDS encoding Ig-like domain-containing protein encodes the protein MKKFISSILTVIILSTMFIVGFPASAKATTLNGKAVSKGQIVTVTYRIKAPKLMEDIQAHVDYTGGLKLMSVSYSSEMKKGSFVENHNLTRQIRFNAVCIMKPMDFKKTTNLISMKFKITGNGSMKISLNLICLDATDGTNYGRTGANSQYNKLNISTVTKRLASSVKLNRNTLALKRNKTYKFKATVSPSTTDNKSVKWYVSNRKVLKISNGKVKAVRKGTSYVYCKTTDGSNKTAKCKVVVR